A genomic window from Candidatus Nitrosoglobus terrae includes:
- a CDS encoding carbon starvation CstA family protein, with translation MSRTINKLGWTILALTGAVAFSFIALNHGESIGAIWIVIATLCLYLIAYRFYSLFIAKQVLRLNPARQTPAYTHCDGLDYVPTNQYVLFGHHFAAIAGAGPLVGPILAVQMGYMPGFLWLLVGVVFAGAVQDFIILFISIRRDGRSLGDLIKSEMGLIPGMIALLGTFFIMVILLAVLALIVVKALTASPWGTFTVAATIPIALFMGIYSRYLRPGRIGEVSLIGFTLLILSIVSGQYIQEIPALAALFTLTSIQLTWILIAYGFVASILPVWLLLAPRDYLSTFLKIGTIVSLAIGIIIISPQLKMPAFTQFIDGSGPVWSGSLFPFLFITIACGAVSGFHALISSGTTPKMIENESHAPFIGYGAMLMESFVAIMALVAASILEPGIYFAMNSPVALIGSTAESAAQTISQWGFYLTPEMITQTAQDVGEHTIISRAGGAPTLAVGMARILSDLTGGNTMTAFWYHFAILFEALFILTAVDAGTRAGRFMLQDLLGAFIPAMKRIDSIGASLIATGICVAGWGYFLYQGVVDPLGGINTLWPLFGISNQMLAGIALIFATCVLFKMKQDRFTWVTIVPTVWILICTLTAGWQKIFHSDPRIGFLAHAESYKIAVAEGRLLPPAKSTGQMEQVIFNDYLNAALASIFILVVISIMVFGIKTILRARAIDNPSTQETRLETEILTCVDTLSHVK, from the coding sequence GTGAGTCGCACTATCAATAAGCTTGGCTGGACTATCCTTGCCCTCACTGGCGCAGTAGCATTTAGCTTTATCGCTTTAAACCATGGGGAGTCTATCGGGGCAATTTGGATTGTCATTGCCACCCTATGTCTTTACCTCATCGCTTATCGTTTTTATAGTTTATTCATTGCTAAACAAGTACTCAGATTAAACCCAGCCCGCCAAACTCCTGCATATACCCATTGCGATGGCCTAGATTACGTCCCCACTAATCAATATGTCTTATTTGGGCATCATTTTGCGGCTATTGCGGGTGCCGGCCCTTTAGTAGGCCCAATATTGGCTGTACAGATGGGGTATATGCCAGGGTTTTTGTGGCTACTGGTTGGGGTTGTCTTTGCTGGAGCCGTACAGGATTTTATTATTCTCTTTATCTCTATACGGCGGGATGGTCGCTCACTTGGAGATCTGATTAAATCCGAGATGGGGCTAATACCTGGCATGATTGCTCTATTGGGCACCTTTTTTATCATGGTAATCCTCTTAGCCGTATTGGCGCTCATTGTAGTTAAAGCGCTGACTGCATCCCCTTGGGGCACTTTTACTGTCGCAGCGACTATTCCTATTGCTCTGTTTATGGGTATCTATAGTCGCTATCTTCGCCCAGGGCGTATTGGCGAAGTCTCCCTTATTGGTTTTACGTTACTCATCCTATCTATCGTGAGCGGGCAATATATACAGGAAATTCCTGCTTTAGCTGCCCTATTTACCTTAACGAGTATCCAATTAACTTGGATATTGATTGCCTATGGCTTTGTAGCTTCAATACTACCTGTTTGGCTGCTATTAGCCCCTCGGGATTACTTGTCTACTTTTTTAAAAATTGGCACCATTGTCAGCCTAGCGATTGGCATTATTATCATTTCTCCCCAGCTTAAAATGCCCGCTTTTACCCAGTTCATAGATGGCTCTGGCCCAGTGTGGTCCGGCAGTCTCTTTCCTTTTTTATTTATTACCATCGCCTGTGGCGCTGTCTCAGGCTTCCATGCTCTGATTTCTTCTGGCACTACGCCTAAAATGATCGAAAATGAAAGCCATGCCCCCTTTATCGGTTATGGGGCAATGTTAATGGAATCTTTTGTCGCGATTATGGCTTTAGTAGCGGCTTCTATCCTCGAACCTGGGATATATTTCGCCATGAACAGCCCAGTAGCGCTCATTGGCAGTACAGCGGAATCAGCCGCGCAAACTATTTCCCAATGGGGTTTTTATCTTACCCCGGAGATGATCACCCAGACTGCTCAAGATGTGGGTGAACATACGATTATCTCTAGAGCCGGCGGTGCCCCCACCTTGGCCGTGGGTATGGCGCGTATCCTGTCAGATCTTACAGGCGGTAACACGATGACGGCTTTCTGGTATCATTTTGCCATTTTATTTGAAGCACTTTTTATCTTAACTGCGGTTGATGCGGGTACTCGTGCTGGACGTTTTATGCTACAGGATTTACTTGGGGCATTTATCCCCGCAATGAAACGCATCGATTCAATAGGCGCTAGCCTGATTGCCACGGGTATTTGTGTTGCCGGCTGGGGCTATTTTCTTTATCAGGGCGTGGTCGATCCCCTTGGGGGAATTAATACGTTATGGCCGTTATTTGGAATTTCCAACCAGATGCTGGCGGGTATTGCTTTGATTTTTGCCACCTGCGTCTTATTTAAGATGAAGCAGGATCGATTTACTTGGGTCACCATTGTGCCTACTGTCTGGATTTTAATTTGCACGCTCACTGCTGGTTGGCAAAAAATATTTCACTCTGATCCCCGTATTGGATTTTTAGCCCATGCGGAGAGTTATAAAATTGCCGTAGCTGAAGGTCGATTACTCCCACCAGCCAAATCCACTGGGCAAATGGAGCAAGTTATTTTTAATGATTATCTGAATGCAGCTCTAGCCAGTATATTTATACTGGTGGTCATTAGCATCATGGTATTCGGAATTAAAACTATTTTACGTGCCCGCGCTATAGACAACCCCAGCACTCAAGAAACCCGCCTTGAAACGGAGATACTCACCTGCGTAGATACCCTGAGCCATGTTAAATAA
- a CDS encoding cache domain-containing protein, which translates to MSQLWLTIKSRWKIILLAIVPLIASTFVIVYTVRYQAIALEKQQQEVIKTTYLNSKDLELKSYITLAKRSITHLYDSGRVDTAVMEEAKAILAKLEYGKDGYFFVYDYQGNSLVHSRQWNLVGTNQWNLKDDQGKLVIQDLINRARTNDKGGFENYDWEKPSSHSIAPKRTYVITLPKWGWILGTGVYLDDIDRALIKVNSQLRDNIHSTTFSIIIIATFVVVLIIILSLVLNIRVDTKLSVADAKLKILAQRIINTQEEERTRVARELHDSVMNMLVGIKFRIEGRIIELLENEQSDSVRVRLEDIAVKLKDTLTELRRIVRDLHPLALDLGLKVAIEQLVLNIHDVGIAAKFSTYGEVDSLSITTNRALYRATQESLHNIKRHAHARHVTVKLEEDSACVQLTIQDDGIGFNVDHIKCDPKHGFGLHNMKERVESVGGELTITSSLQGTIVIIKVYH; encoded by the coding sequence ATGAGCCAGTTATGGCTAACAATAAAGTCACGATGGAAAATTATCCTACTTGCCATTGTGCCACTTATCGCCTCAACTTTCGTTATTGTGTACACGGTACGCTATCAAGCTATTGCCCTTGAGAAACAACAGCAGGAAGTCATTAAAACAACCTACCTTAATAGTAAGGATTTAGAGCTGAAAAGCTATATCACGCTGGCAAAGCGTTCAATTACTCATCTCTATGATTCAGGTCGAGTAGATACGGCTGTAATGGAAGAAGCGAAAGCAATTTTAGCTAAATTGGAATATGGGAAAGATGGCTATTTTTTTGTCTACGATTATCAAGGAAATTCCCTTGTTCACTCACGCCAGTGGAATCTGGTAGGAACCAATCAGTGGAATCTTAAGGATGATCAGGGCAAATTAGTTATCCAAGATCTCATTAACCGCGCACGGACAAACGATAAAGGTGGATTCGAAAATTATGACTGGGAAAAACCTTCTAGCCATAGTATTGCCCCTAAACGAACGTATGTTATAACGCTGCCCAAATGGGGATGGATATTAGGCACGGGGGTTTATCTTGATGATATTGATCGAGCGTTAATAAAAGTAAATTCTCAGCTACGGGATAACATCCACAGTACTACATTCTCGATAATTATTATCGCTACCTTTGTTGTAGTTTTGATAATAATTTTAAGCTTGGTGCTCAATATCAGGGTAGATACAAAACTTAGTGTAGCCGATGCCAAACTTAAAATATTAGCCCAGCGGATTATAAATACACAGGAGGAAGAACGTACTCGGGTAGCAAGAGAATTACATGATAGCGTCATGAATATGCTAGTAGGTATTAAATTTAGAATCGAAGGCAGGATTATTGAATTACTAGAGAATGAGCAATCTGATTCAGTCCGGGTTAGGTTAGAGGATATCGCAGTAAAACTAAAAGATACGCTAACCGAGCTTCGCCGGATTGTTCGTGACTTACACCCTCTCGCCCTTGACCTTGGCCTGAAGGTAGCCATAGAGCAGCTTGTGCTTAACATACATGATGTAGGTATAGCGGCTAAGTTCAGTACCTATGGTGAAGTAGATAGCCTATCTATTACGACTAATAGGGCCTTGTACCGAGCTACCCAAGAATCGTTACATAACATTAAACGGCATGCGCATGCTCGCCATGTAACTGTGAAATTGGAAGAGGATTCTGCCTGCGTCCAGCTTACCATCCAAGATGATGGTATCGGCTTTAATGTAGATCATATCAAATGCGATCCAAAGCATGGATTTGGCTTACACAATATGAAAGAACGAGTGGAATCTGTGGGTGGGGAATTAACTATTACCTCTTCACTGCAAGGGACCATAGTCATCATTAAGGTTTATCATTAA
- a CDS encoding peptide MFS transporter — MTTPIRGNVTLRVNHPISQARSFSTILLLEMWERFGFYGMQVLIVYYLIEQLGFSDRHANLTWSTCVALIYTTPAIGGWIGDKILGTRRTMLLGAIVLTLGYGLLGVPHQPVEFIFFALGVIIVGNGLFKANAGNMVRKIYEGSPSKMDSAFTLYYMGVNMGSMISMLLTPWVKDYINIQYGYDLGWHVAFTVSGFGLAIGLGGYFLMRRTLAYTGSEPDTHPLKIGKLGLVIGLSILMAFLAAFILKHETIARLFIYMATAAIFFFFTFFIYTARPHERSGLLIALILTIQVIFFFIFYQQTSSSLALFILRNVDWNFNVFGFHVFTWAPAQFQALNPIWIFILSPILAWIYTHAGNQGKDLPVAGKFAIGFMMMAISFFIYGAAAHFTNIAGKTSSWVIVWGYGFGALGELLISGLGLAMIARYGPARVGGFMMGTYFIATGISQYFGGWIATLAAVPKEMTDPIMTLPIYTYLFNWLGIAGLGCALIASAMLPIIRKLSLTSPSPKEGDS, encoded by the coding sequence ATGACAACACCGATTAGGGGAAATGTAACCTTAAGGGTTAATCATCCTATATCCCAAGCTCGCTCCTTTAGCACGATCTTATTGTTGGAGATGTGGGAGCGTTTTGGCTTCTACGGCATGCAAGTACTCATTGTTTATTACTTGATAGAGCAGCTTGGGTTTAGTGATAGACATGCCAATCTTACTTGGAGTACCTGTGTAGCCCTCATCTATACCACACCTGCGATAGGAGGATGGATTGGCGATAAGATCCTAGGTACTCGACGTACCATGTTATTAGGAGCTATCGTGCTGACCTTAGGCTATGGGTTGCTAGGGGTGCCCCATCAGCCAGTAGAATTCATATTTTTTGCCCTTGGAGTGATCATAGTAGGTAACGGGCTATTTAAAGCAAACGCAGGCAACATGGTACGTAAAATATATGAGGGTAGCCCTTCCAAGATGGATAGCGCCTTTACCCTCTATTATATGGGCGTGAATATGGGTTCCATGATTTCCATGCTCCTGACTCCATGGGTGAAGGATTATATTAATATCCAATATGGCTATGATCTTGGCTGGCATGTTGCTTTTACAGTCAGTGGCTTTGGCCTTGCCATCGGGCTTGGTGGTTATTTCTTAATGCGCCGCACTCTCGCCTATACCGGTTCTGAACCTGATACCCATCCCTTGAAAATAGGTAAGCTAGGGCTAGTTATTGGCTTAAGCATCCTTATGGCCTTCCTTGCAGCCTTTATACTTAAGCATGAAACCATAGCTCGTCTGTTTATCTATATGGCAACGGCGGCTATATTTTTCTTTTTTACCTTTTTTATTTATACTGCCCGTCCTCATGAACGATCCGGGCTACTTATCGCTTTAATACTCACGATTCAAGTGATTTTTTTCTTTATTTTTTATCAACAAACCTCCAGCTCACTGGCGCTATTTATTTTACGTAACGTAGACTGGAATTTTAATGTCTTTGGCTTTCATGTATTCACATGGGCACCGGCCCAATTTCAAGCCCTAAACCCTATTTGGATCTTTATTCTCAGTCCAATCTTAGCTTGGATTTATACCCATGCGGGCAATCAAGGAAAAGATCTCCCTGTTGCCGGAAAATTTGCAATTGGCTTTATGATGATGGCCATCAGTTTTTTTATTTATGGCGCTGCGGCGCACTTTACTAACATAGCCGGCAAAACTTCTTCTTGGGTCATAGTCTGGGGTTACGGCTTTGGCGCCTTAGGAGAGCTATTAATAAGCGGCCTAGGGTTAGCGATGATTGCGCGCTATGGGCCAGCACGAGTAGGTGGATTTATGATGGGTACTTATTTTATCGCCACGGGAATATCCCAATATTTCGGGGGCTGGATCGCCACCTTAGCTGCAGTTCCTAAAGAGATGACTGACCCGATCATGACCTTGCCCATCTATACTTACCTGTTTAACTGGCTGGGTATTGCGGGTCTTGGCTGTGCCTTAATCGCATCAGCTATGCTGCCAATCATAAGAAAGCTCTCATTGACATCCCCCTCCCCAAAGGAAGGGGATTCCTAA
- a CDS encoding zinc ribbon domain-containing protein, translating to MIKNPKLAKPIADASWGEFTRQLEYKAKWAGRVYIEIDRFLPSSKRCHCCGFVSESMLLDVCSWICLECERKHDRDVNAACNIKAAGLAVLAFGD from the coding sequence ATGATTAAAAACCCGAAACTGGCAAAGCCCATCGCCGATGCAAGCTGGGGAGAATTTACTCGGCAGTTGGAATACAAGGCCAAGTGGGCCGGTAGAGTGTATATCGAAATTGACCGATTCCTCCCTTCGTCAAAACGCTGCCACTGCTGCGGGTTTGTTTCTGAATCGATGCTGCTTGATGTCTGCTCGTGGATCTGTCTAGAATGCGAGAGAAAACACGACCGCGATGTTAATGCGGCGTGTAATATAAAAGCCGCCGGACTGGCGGTGTTAGCCTTTGGAGACTGA
- a CDS encoding response regulator transcription factor: protein MSTLPLIKILLVDDDPWVRPTLRLMLESVPRFKLVAEANKAEDALQHLQNNLEINLAIVDLCMRGINGIRLAELIRSRFPHVVVLILTNEDRKEYIREAKLAGARGYILKETPWPEIVSTIENIIDKEIDFLEPSSLIPPEPPSIPEQLLTNRELQVLWNMGDIKSTKEIARILNIEPRTIEGHRASIWRKLKIKSHPQAINIATEYRKRHKTPPEMTGCKKPDRSDVI, encoded by the coding sequence ATGTCTACTTTACCCCTTATCAAAATACTGCTTGTCGATGATGATCCTTGGGTGCGCCCTACATTGCGCCTTATGTTGGAATCTGTCCCTAGATTTAAGTTAGTAGCTGAAGCCAATAAAGCAGAAGATGCCTTACAACATCTACAAAATAACTTAGAGATTAACCTAGCCATAGTGGATCTTTGTATGCGCGGGATCAATGGTATTAGATTAGCTGAACTCATTCGATCTCGATTCCCACACGTAGTCGTCCTAATACTCACTAACGAAGATAGGAAAGAATACATCAGAGAAGCAAAACTAGCCGGCGCCCGGGGCTATATACTGAAAGAGACTCCTTGGCCAGAAATTGTATCCACAATTGAGAATATCATAGATAAAGAAATTGATTTTCTCGAACCTTCATCGCTGATTCCACCTGAGCCTCCATCCATTCCTGAGCAATTACTCACTAATCGGGAATTACAAGTGCTATGGAACATGGGTGACATTAAGTCAACTAAGGAAATTGCGCGGATACTTAACATTGAGCCACGCACCATAGAAGGCCACCGGGCGAGTATCTGGCGAAAACTTAAGATTAAAAGCCATCCTCAAGCGATAAACATTGCTACTGAATATAGGAAGCGTCATAAGACTCCTCCCGAGATGACCGGCTGCAAAAAACCCGATAGATCAGATGTTATTTAG
- a CDS encoding bile acid:sodium symporter family protein: protein MKGQKLLLFVTALSSFIHRRFIWLLLGSYSVAALWPGWGLWMQNFSLGNLSFMEEEIPFKLPLLMLAWLLLDAGLEAKLSELKYLPQNLAILAAGFMVKLLIPAAFVIGLSLLMMQWWHNPDEVQSILVGLALVVAMPIAGSSTTWSLNANGNVVTSLGLVLITTFLSPVTAPLLLHAVGLVTTGDYAKELNAMASHGIGLLLILSIVIPSMVGILIRFFYGENWIIQAKPYLKFTRSVVLLLLVYSNAAISLPQAIAHPDYDFLAVIIVITFGLCAFAFAAGWWIAQLFRATVAQRISLMFGLGMSNNGTGLVLASITLANHPQVMLPLISYNLIQQLIAGGVGRMSLQKASTALLK, encoded by the coding sequence ATGAAAGGGCAAAAGCTTTTATTGTTTGTGACTGCTTTATCCTCTTTTATTCATCGCCGATTTATTTGGTTACTGCTCGGTTCTTATAGTGTAGCGGCCTTATGGCCAGGGTGGGGATTGTGGATGCAGAATTTTTCCTTAGGGAATCTTAGCTTCATGGAGGAGGAAATACCCTTCAAACTTCCGCTGTTGATGTTAGCATGGCTGCTATTAGATGCAGGCTTGGAAGCAAAGTTATCAGAATTGAAGTACTTACCCCAGAATCTAGCAATATTAGCGGCTGGGTTTATGGTTAAACTATTGATCCCGGCTGCATTTGTCATCGGTTTATCGTTACTGATGATGCAATGGTGGCACAATCCAGATGAAGTACAGAGTATTTTAGTAGGATTGGCATTGGTAGTGGCAATGCCCATTGCCGGGTCGTCAACGACTTGGTCGCTAAATGCGAATGGTAACGTGGTCACTAGCCTAGGATTAGTCCTGATAACAACGTTCCTCAGTCCAGTAACTGCGCCACTACTGCTTCATGCTGTAGGATTAGTCACCACAGGCGATTATGCTAAAGAATTAAACGCAATGGCCAGCCATGGGATAGGGCTGCTGTTAATTTTAAGCATAGTGATACCCTCGATGGTAGGAATTTTAATCCGCTTTTTTTATGGAGAGAACTGGATTATACAAGCTAAACCCTATTTAAAATTTACCCGCTCGGTAGTTCTACTATTGCTGGTTTATTCCAATGCAGCAATTTCACTACCCCAAGCCATTGCTCATCCTGATTATGATTTTTTAGCAGTGATTATTGTAATCACTTTTGGGCTATGCGCCTTTGCCTTTGCCGCCGGCTGGTGGATAGCTCAGTTATTTCGAGCTACTGTGGCTCAGCGAATATCACTCATGTTTGGCTTAGGGATGAGTAACAATGGAACGGGGCTGGTGCTAGCGTCTATCACCTTAGCCAATCATCCCCAAGTAATGTTGCCCCTTATTTCCTATAATTTAATCCAGCAGCTGATAGCGGGAGGCGTAGGTCGGATGTCGTTGCAAAAAGCATCTACTGCTTTACTAAAATAA
- a CDS encoding transposase, giving the protein MPEKSAGRLQKLPPSEPTLLPVTDKKVGIDVGIKNLFVTSDGFKSGNPRHRMKYVAKLAKYQRRLAKKKLGGKNRQKAKLKVARIHAKISDCRMDNFPAKTLR; this is encoded by the coding sequence ATGCCTGAGAAATCAGCAGGCCGCCTTCAAAAACTTCCCCCAAGCGAACCTACGCTGCTGCCGGTTACCGATAAAAAGGTCGGCATCGATGTAGGCATTAAGAATTTATTCGTCACCAGTGATGGCTTCAAATCCGGAAATCCACGCCATAGGATGAAGTACGTCGCCAAGCTTGCCAAATACCAACGCCGCCTTGCCAAGAAAAAACTTGGCGGCAAGAACCGGCAAAAGGCAAAGCTCAAGGTGGCCCGTATTCACGCCAAAATCTCCGATTGCCGGATGGATAACTTTCCCGCAAAAACCTTGCGGTGA
- a CDS encoding S8 family serine peptidase: MILTIAIAQDSQPAPVVAVGVIVRFKSPEIQALAQDNLPPPPEVVAELEAALGEKLVFERATVNEAYVFSFLVPKEGENTIADFLQPAKTLPSIDWIEADKLMKLQSSPVQTQPSMMYAQSFSNDPDFSDQWNMMDSPGGIDATHAWDITHGSSNTVVAVVDSGVFSHPEFADRLLGNYDFTSRSSTSNGPDCIDPHGTGVTGIIAASGDNGIGIAGVNWRTRILSVRVMDCNGVGQNSITAEGIQWAAGVRVPGVLANPYPAKVINLSLGSDSREQCPSYTQRAISAASAAGALVVVAAGNSTDNVQDYSPNDCRDTLSVIATDLNGGLASYSNFTDPVNKNGATAAPGGDKGNGILSTSIVPDANGKSAYGYAYITGTSIAAPHVSGIAALMLGVNPNLSQEQLLLYLKATSRSFPTTSSYCIVGFCGAGIADAYRAVMASFYAKNYQFVYEFYNTGTNHYMLTASDDQATVLYNGGAGLENWEGTLKYFYAWPRPEEGAVPVYRFYTLGANSHFYTASTEDRNLLIKLNPSNIYSEDQWTYEGIAFYAKLPTGGLCPAGSVSIYRLYNNRAIYNDSNHRFVSSFKAYMNMISKGWVGENIVFCAAADDN, encoded by the coding sequence ATGATTTTAACTATAGCGATTGCTCAAGACTCCCAGCCAGCACCTGTTGTTGCAGTAGGGGTTATCGTTCGCTTTAAATCCCCTGAAATCCAAGCTTTAGCCCAAGATAATCTCCCACCCCCGCCAGAGGTGGTAGCTGAACTGGAAGCTGCTCTAGGAGAAAAACTGGTATTTGAGCGAGCAACAGTGAATGAAGCTTATGTTTTTAGTTTTTTAGTCCCGAAAGAGGGAGAAAATACTATTGCCGATTTTCTCCAGCCGGCTAAAACATTGCCTTCCATTGATTGGATTGAAGCGGATAAGCTAATGAAACTACAGTCCTCACCTGTACAAACCCAGCCGTCAATGATGTACGCCCAGTCATTCTCTAATGACCCTGATTTTAGTGATCAATGGAATATGATGGATTCCCCCGGTGGAATCGATGCGACCCACGCTTGGGATATTACCCATGGCTCCTCTAATACTGTTGTAGCGGTAGTGGATTCAGGTGTATTTTCTCATCCGGAATTTGCCGATCGCTTGCTGGGAAATTATGATTTTACCTCTCGATCTTCTACTTCAAACGGCCCTGATTGTATAGATCCTCATGGTACTGGTGTGACTGGAATCATTGCTGCAAGTGGTGATAATGGTATCGGTATCGCTGGGGTCAATTGGCGAACCCGTATTCTCTCTGTACGGGTGATGGATTGTAATGGTGTAGGGCAAAACAGTATAACAGCGGAGGGTATTCAATGGGCCGCTGGAGTTAGAGTCCCTGGCGTTCTAGCTAACCCCTACCCAGCTAAGGTCATCAATCTAAGCCTTGGCTCAGATTCTAGAGAACAATGTCCATCTTACACGCAACGCGCGATTAGTGCCGCTTCAGCCGCGGGGGCATTGGTTGTGGTAGCTGCAGGTAATAGCACTGATAATGTTCAGGATTATTCACCTAATGATTGTAGAGATACCCTATCAGTAATTGCTACTGATCTGAACGGCGGATTAGCCTCTTATTCTAATTTTACCGATCCTGTGAATAAGAATGGCGCGACTGCTGCCCCTGGTGGAGATAAAGGCAATGGAATCTTATCCACTAGTATCGTACCCGATGCTAATGGGAAGTCTGCCTATGGCTATGCATATATAACGGGAACGAGTATAGCGGCTCCCCATGTATCTGGCATCGCTGCTTTGATGCTTGGAGTCAATCCAAATTTATCGCAGGAACAACTGCTTTTATATTTAAAGGCTACCAGCCGGTCTTTTCCCACCACAAGTTCTTATTGCATTGTAGGATTCTGCGGCGCGGGCATAGCAGATGCTTATCGAGCGGTAATGGCATCTTTTTACGCTAAGAATTATCAGTTTGTATATGAATTTTATAATACCGGAACGAACCATTACATGCTGACCGCTTCGGATGATCAGGCAACTGTTTTATATAACGGCGGGGCGGGGCTAGAGAACTGGGAGGGTACTTTAAAATATTTCTATGCCTGGCCTAGACCCGAAGAAGGCGCAGTGCCTGTTTATCGATTTTACACCCTTGGGGCAAATTCCCATTTCTATACGGCAAGCACGGAAGATCGCAACCTGCTCATCAAGCTCAATCCTTCTAATATATATAGCGAGGATCAATGGACTTATGAGGGTATTGCCTTCTATGCCAAGTTGCCCACGGGGGGTCTTTGCCCTGCAGGTTCTGTTTCCATTTACCGACTTTATAATAATCGGGCAATATATAACGATTCTAATCATCGTTTTGTAAGCTCATTTAAAGCGTACATGAACATGATCTCAAAAGGCTGGGTTGGGGAAAACATAGTTTTCTGTGCTGCTGCCGATGATAATTAG
- a CDS encoding YbdD/YjiX family protein, translating into MLNKIKQIKRYFSQGMRLMVGVPEYDIYLTHMKNTHPDQPVMSYAEFFRERQEARYGGKGKMSCC; encoded by the coding sequence ATGTTAAATAAAATCAAGCAAATAAAGCGCTATTTTAGTCAAGGTATGCGGCTGATGGTTGGTGTACCTGAATACGATATCTATCTGACTCATATGAAAAATACCCATCCAGATCAGCCGGTAATGTCCTATGCAGAATTTTTCCGAGAGCGCCAAGAAGCTCGCTATGGCGGCAAAGGTAAAATGAGCTGCTGCTAG
- a CDS encoding c-type cytochrome: MKAKLFSALTGGALLAISGVISYSVAQQSNDSTPQDQNEALIAQGQQVFRFNTFGDEITWTDKLQLNTVISQAVDPLTALAVGLKVDVDALPEAVQKGITGGSIDLSSPATTVALLKLDAVVGVKGTVETVNGTDTLTQVGVTCALCHSTVDNSFIPGIGHRLDGWPNHDLDPGKIIALSPAFSQADKDKLNSWGPGMYDPRFNIDGLSDPVVIPPAYGLEGVHSVVYTGDGPSLSYWNRYVAVTQMGGQGLFSDPRIGTHINPDQPGLKPGWHPGVFVVNGKQDLVTSNLAALQAYQLSISAPLPPEGSFDPDAAARGEGLFDGSAGCARCHSGPKFTDANQRLHPPADTVAEDKLYVTRSATGMWRTTPLRGLWQHPPYLHDGSAQTLSDVVQIYNDKMNLGLTSAQMSDLAEYLKTL, encoded by the coding sequence ATGAAAGCAAAACTTTTTTCAGCGCTAACAGGTGGGGCATTATTAGCTATATCTGGAGTGATAAGTTACAGTGTGGCGCAGCAAAGTAATGATTCAACGCCGCAAGATCAGAACGAGGCGCTCATTGCGCAGGGCCAGCAAGTTTTTCGCTTCAATACATTTGGGGATGAGATTACTTGGACAGATAAGCTGCAATTAAATACTGTTATCAGTCAAGCGGTAGATCCCTTAACTGCCTTAGCTGTTGGTTTAAAAGTAGATGTGGATGCGTTACCTGAGGCGGTGCAGAAAGGGATCACCGGTGGAAGTATTGATTTATCAAGCCCGGCAACTACCGTTGCCTTATTAAAACTAGATGCCGTCGTGGGTGTTAAAGGTACGGTTGAAACAGTAAATGGCACGGATACGTTGACTCAAGTGGGGGTTACTTGTGCGCTTTGCCATTCAACTGTTGATAATTCATTTATACCCGGTATTGGTCATCGGCTGGATGGTTGGCCTAATCATGATCTAGATCCAGGGAAGATCATCGCTTTATCCCCAGCTTTTTCCCAAGCAGATAAAGATAAATTAAATTCTTGGGGGCCTGGCATGTACGATCCTCGCTTTAATATTGATGGATTGAGCGATCCGGTTGTAATCCCACCTGCGTACGGTTTGGAGGGTGTACATAGCGTTGTTTATACAGGTGATGGTCCTTCACTTTCTTATTGGAATCGCTATGTTGCTGTTACTCAGATGGGCGGACAAGGGTTGTTTTCGGATCCAAGAATTGGCACTCATATTAATCCGGATCAGCCTGGCTTGAAGCCTGGTTGGCATCCTGGCGTATTTGTGGTGAATGGTAAGCAGGATCTGGTCACCAGCAATCTAGCTGCATTGCAGGCTTATCAGCTGTCCATATCGGCCCCCTTACCGCCAGAAGGCAGCTTTGATCCTGATGCAGCTGCTCGTGGCGAAGGGCTATTTGATGGATCGGCAGGTTGTGCCCGCTGTCATAGTGGTCCGAAATTTACGGATGCTAATCAGCGACTCCATCCACCTGCTGATACGGTAGCTGAAGATAAGCTCTATGTAACTCGTTCAGCCACTGGCATGTGGCGTACTACTCCATTGCGTGGCTTGTGGCAACACCCGCCTTATTTACATGATGGCTCAGCACAAACCCTTAGTGATGTGGTGCAGATATACAATGATAAAATGAATCTTGGGCTTACCAGTGCGCAGATGAGTGATCTTGCAGAGTATCTGAAGACGCTCTGA